DNA sequence from the Pseudomonadota bacterium genome:
GCGTTCTTAGCCATTCGCGACCCATTCCTCGAAACCGCTCAGGCGCGTGGCCTCGATATCCTGCAGAATGCGCCGGATACGCTCAGCTTCCGCACGATGAACGGCGTCGTGACGGTGCGAGACGCCGCCGCAAGTGTCCGGATCGAGATCGCAGCTTCTGATCGTGCCAGACTGTTCATCGTCAAAGAAGGCGTGCTCGACCAGCTCAACCGAATAGTACCCGATGATGCAGCGCAGCTAAGATGGTCGGACAGTGTCGATACGATCGACCGTTTTCCGCCCAATTTCCAGATCACCCGTGTGGTGGAGGTCGTCGATCTGTGTGACGCGTTCAAGCGCGTGCGGCTTGCCTGCGGTGATCTCAGTGCCTTCGACGATCGCGCCATCCATTTGCGATTTGCGCTTCCAACTGCCGGTCTAGATGAAATCGTCTGGCCCCATGTGGGCGAAAACGGCGCTGCAGTTTGGCCCAAGGGCGAAGCGGCCCTGCACCGTCCGGTCTATACTGCGCGTGCCATCGATCACGAGAGCAACGAGTTGGATATCGATGTCTTCTTGCACGATGGCGGTCGCATCACACAGTGGATTGAGAAAGCTCTGCCCGGTAACACGATTGGCCTGACCGGCCCCGGCGGCCAGGGTATCCCATCCTGCAGCCGTATCACGATGTTCGGCGACGAAACTGCCTTTCCAGCCATGGCGCGCATCTTGGAGACCCTACCGACTGGGGTAGAGGGGAAGGCGACGTTCTGCGGCAACCATCCTGCCTCGCTCGATTACCCGGTGCCAGATCATCCCGGTATCGAAGTCACTTGGCATCTCGCGGATGAGGAGGCATCCATGGCTGAGCTAGTAAGTGATGCACTCCAAGATGGGGTGGACGATGATTTCATCTGGTTCGCCGGAGAAAAGCACGACGCTGCGAACATCCGCGCTTCCTTTGCCGAAGCGGGTGGGCTGAAGAAGAACTCCTATATCGCCGGCTATTGGTCGGCTCAAAGCTAAGGAAGGCTCCCTCGACCGGCGTGCCGGAGCCTGCTGCGCTCACGCCATCCACTTCAGCGCGAGCAGCACGAAGCCCGCGATGAAGACTGTTTCCAGAACAATGAGTGCCACCGCCTGACCGCCGACATCAAGAATGCTTCGCAGCGACGTCTTGATCCCGACGGCGACGATGGCCGTCACCAATGCCCATCGTGATGCGGCTTCCAGATAGTCGCCCACCAGTTCTGGTATCAGCCCAAAGGAGTTGAGCGCTGCTAGTAAGAAAAAGCCAATGACGAACATCGGGATCAATGGCGACCGCTCCCCCGCTTCCGCGTCAGCCGGGCCGAAGCGTTTGACCGCAAGGGCAATGATTAGCACGAACGGCGCGAGCATGGTCACCCGGATCAGTTTCACGAGAGTCGCGGTCTCACCGGCCTCCGGCGAGATGGAAAACCCTGCACCTACTACCTGAGCAACGTCGTGGATCGTGCCGCCGATGAAGATACCAGCTGCCACATCGTCGAGATCGAGCGCCGATACGATGAGCGGATAGCCGATCATGGCGATCGTGGAGAGGATGGTGACGCCGAGCACGGTGAATAGAAGCGCCCGTTCGGCCTCCGCCTTTCCATTGGGACCTGGGCGTGCAGGCAAGACCGCCGCGATGGCCATCGCTGCCGATGCCCCACAGATGGCGACGGCACCACCCGTTAAAACACCGAACCGAAACCGTCTGCCGAGAAGTCTGGCAGCCACGATGCCGAACACGATCGTGGCGATAATGGCGGCAACGAGCATAGCAACTACGCTCGCCCCCAACGCCTGAACCATCTCAAACGAGATACGCGCGCCCAGCAAAGCAACCCCGATGCGCAACAGCCGCTTCGCGCAAAATTCGATCCCCGGCCTCGCGCGTTCATCCTCAATAAGAAAATGCAACGCCATTCCCAGAAGCAGGGCCATCAGCATGGCAGGAGCACCATAGTGCTCCGACAGAAACGTGGCCGCCAGCGCTGTCACAACGCAGGCACAGGCACCGGCAAAAAGGCTCTGCATGCTCAGGAGCTCTCAGTCTTGAGTCGGCCAGCGCATTCAAGGCAAAACCGTTTTTACGACAGTACACTAGCCGGTGTCAGAAAACACCGTAAGAGCCACGACCATACATTTTTCATGCTGTTTTACGAGCCAACAAGATATGCGCCTACAGACAGGGGTGGGACCATATGTGATGCACTCCTCTGGCCGGACATCTCGCTTGTAGCGGGCATGTGTGTTCGTGCGGCGGACATTCACTTATGCCTGTCTCTAGGCCTCCATTTTTTGATCGCGGGTCGTTGGTCAGCGCAAAGCTTGGCATTTTGTCGGCCGCAGAGATCAAAGGATTGACCGATGACCAAGACAGGAAAGAAGTCCTCTTTGAAGACGAACAAACAGTGCTCATTTCCACGCACCATCAAGCAGAT
Encoded proteins:
- a CDS encoding putative sulfate exporter family transporter encodes the protein MQSLFAGACACVVTALAATFLSEHYGAPAMLMALLLGMALHFLIEDERARPGIEFCAKRLLRIGVALLGARISFEMVQALGASVVAMLVAAIIATIVFGIVAARLLGRRFRFGVLTGGAVAICGASAAMAIAAVLPARPGPNGKAEAERALLFTVLGVTILSTIAMIGYPLIVSALDLDDVAAGIFIGGTIHDVAQVVGAGFSISPEAGETATLVKLIRVTMLAPFVLIIALAVKRFGPADAEAGERSPLIPMFVIGFFLLAALNSFGLIPELVGDYLEAASRWALVTAIVAVGIKTSLRSILDVGGQAVALIVLETVFIAGFVLLALKWMA
- a CDS encoding siderophore-interacting protein, producing the protein MDARPTKPLEEQTHALLSDVAFLAIRDPFLETAQARGLDILQNAPDTLSFRTMNGVVTVRDAAASVRIEIAASDRARLFIVKEGVLDQLNRIVPDDAAQLRWSDSVDTIDRFPPNFQITRVVEVVDLCDAFKRVRLACGDLSAFDDRAIHLRFALPTAGLDEIVWPHVGENGAAVWPKGEAALHRPVYTARAIDHESNELDIDVFLHDGGRITQWIEKALPGNTIGLTGPGGQGIPSCSRITMFGDETAFPAMARILETLPTGVEGKATFCGNHPASLDYPVPDHPGIEVTWHLADEEASMAELVSDALQDGVDDDFIWFAGEKHDAANIRASFAEAGGLKKNSYIAGYWSAQS